One genomic segment of Carassius auratus strain Wakin chromosome 29, ASM336829v1, whole genome shotgun sequence includes these proteins:
- the LOC113048184 gene encoding serine-threonine kinase receptor-associated protein-like, with the protein MAMRQTPLTCSGHTRPVVDLAFSGITPYGYFLISACKDGKPMLRQGDTGDWIGTFLGHKGAVWGATLNNEATKAATAAADFTAKVWDAVTGDEVLTLAHKHIVKSVNFTQDSNCLLTGGNDKVLRIYDLSKPEAEPQEIAGHTSAIKKALWCNNDQQILSAADDKTVRLWDKNTKEAVKTLSFDASVSSMEYIPDGEILVITYGRTIAFYKAHSLDLIKTVDAPASIHSASLHPEKDFFVAGGDDFKLYKYDYTTKEEMESYKGHFGPIHCVRFSPDGELYASGSEDGTLRLWQTAVGKTYGLWKCVLPEELSSENSEVLYCPPAEIKA; encoded by the exons ATGGCTATGAGACAGACTCCTCTCACCTGCTCTGGTCACACCAGACCTGTTGTGGATCTGGCGTTCAGTGGAATAACTCCTTATGGATATTTCCTCATTAGCGCTTGTAAAG ATGGCAAACCTATGTTGCGCCAGGGAGACACAGGGGACTGGATCGGGACGTTCTTGGGTCACAAGGGTGCTGTCTGGGGTGCCACCTTAAATAACGAAGCTACAAAAGCAGCTACAGCCGCAGCAGATTTTACAGC AAAGGTATGGGATGCTGTCACTGGAGATGAGGTACTCACACTGGCGCACAAGCACATTGTGAAATCTGTGAACTTCACACAG GACAGTAACTGTCTCCTGACTGGTGGGAATGATAAAGTGCTGCGCATCTATGATCTCAGCAAACCTGAAGCAG AACCCCAGGAGATTGCAGGCCACACCTCTGCCATAAAGAAAGCTCTGTGGTGTAACAATGACCAACAGATTCTCTCAGCTGCTGATGACAAAACTGTCCG ACTTTGGGACAAGAACACAAAGGAGGCAGTGAAGACTCTGTCGTTTGATGCCTCAGTCAGCAGCATGGAGTACATTCCTGATGGGGAGATCCTCGTCATCACGTACGGGAGGACCATTGCTTTCTACAAAGCCCACAG TTTGGATCTGATTAAGACTGTTGATGCCCCTGCTTCCATTCACTCTGCCTCACTGCATCCTGAGAAAGACTTCTTTGTGGCAGGAGGAGATGACTTCAAGCTTTATAAGTATGACTACACAACTAAAGAGGAAATGG AGTCATATAAGGGTCATTTCGGACCCATACACTGTGTGCGGTTTAGCCCTGATGGAGAGCTGTATGCCAGTGGCTCAGAGGATGGCACTCTGCGTCTGTGGCAGACAGCTGTTGGGAAAACATACGGCCTGTGGAAATGTGTCCTGCCTG AGGAGCTGTCATCAGAGAATTCTGAAGTCCTGTACTGCCCTCCAGCAGAGATCAAGGCCTGA